In a genomic window of Cuculus canorus isolate bCucCan1 chromosome 4, bCucCan1.pri, whole genome shotgun sequence:
- the ADRA2C gene encoding alpha-2C adrenergic receptor yields the protein MDLLMLVNASPGSLNESLALPPSSPALLQPPSPYSPAAVASLAALVGFLIVFTIVGNVLVVIAVLTSRALRAPQNLFLVSLASADILVATLVMPFSLANELMNYWYFGKAWCNIYLALDVLFCTSSIVHLCAISLDRYWSVTQAVEYNLKRTPRRIKAIILTVWLISAVISFPPLISMYRDPEGDVFPQCKLNDETWYILSSCIGSFFAPCLIMVLVYIRIYRVAKLRTRTLSEKRTMPEGSSQTENGLSRPAGGCTSLRMQLGENGHYSGHHWRKASELEDIELEESSTSESRRRRSREEHPRKSSKSRSFSYSYSSKHSSSSRLSRASNRSMQFFSYRRRRKRSSICRKKVAQAREKRFTFVLAVVMGVFVVCWFPFFFSYSLYGICREACEVPETLFKFFFWIGYCNSSLNPVIYTIFNQDFRRSFKHILFKKKKKSFRH from the coding sequence ATGGATCTGCTGATGCTGGTCAACGCCAGCCCGGGCTCCCTCAACGAGTCCCTGGCGCTGCCCCCGTCCTCGCCGGCCCTCCTGCAGCCGCCCTCGCCCTACTCCCCGGCGGCCGTGGCCAGCCTGGCCGCCCTGGTGGGTTTCCTCATCGTCTTCACCATCGTGGGCAACGTGCTGGTGGTGATCGCGGTGCTCACCAGCCGGGCTCTGAGAGCCCCCCAGAACCTCTTCCTGGTGTCGCTGGCCAGCGCGGACATCCTGGTGGCTACTCTGGTCATGCCTTTCTCCTTAGCCAACGAGCTTATGAATTACTGGTACTTCGGCAAGGCTTGGTGTAACATTTACCTGGCGCTGGACGTGCTCTTCTGCACCTCCTCCATCGTGCACCTGTGTGCCATCAGCCTGGACAGGTACTGGTCAGTCACACAGGCGGTGGAGTACAACCTCAAACGGACCCCGCGGCGGATCAAGGCCATCATCCTCACTGTCTGGCTCATTTCAGCTGTCATCTCCTTCCCACCGTTGATCTCCATGTACCGGGACCCTGAAGGAGATGTCTTTCCCCAGTGCAAGCTCAATGATGAGACGTGGTACATCCTTTCTTCTTGCATTGGCTCTTTCTTTGCTCCCTGCCTCATCATGGTGTTGGTCTATATCCGCATCTACCGTGTGGCCAAGCTAAGGACCAGGACCCTCTCTGAGAAGCGTACAATGCCAGAGGGGTCCTCACAGACTGAAAATGGCTTGAGCCGCCCTGCTGGGGGCTGCACGTCCCTCAGGATGCAGCTGGGAGAGAATGGACATTACTCAGGGCACCACTGGCGCAAAGCCTCTGAGCTGGAGGACATtgagctggaggagagcagcaCTTCAGAAAGCAGACGGAGGCGGAGCCGGGAGGAGCATCCCCGCAAGAGCAGCAAGAGCCGGTCCTTCTCCTACTCATATTCCTCCAAGCACTCTTCTAGTAGTCGTCTGTCCCGCGCTAGCAATCGCTCCATGCAGTTCTTCTCATATCGCCGTCGCCGGAAGCGTAGCAGCATCTGCCGTAAGAAAGTCGCCCAGGCCCGGGAGAAACGTTTCACTTTTGTGCTGGCTGTGGTCATGGGAGTCTTTGTAGTTTGCTGgttccctttcttcttcagctaCAGCCTCTATGGTATTTGCCGGGAGGCATGTGAGGTCCCTGAGACTCTCTTCAAGTTCTTTTTCTGGATTGGGTATTGCAATAGCTCCCTCAACCCAGTCATCTATACCATCTTCAACCAGGACTTCCGCAGGTCCTTTAAACACATTCTAtttaagaagaagaagaagagctTCCGGCACTGA